From the Saimiri boliviensis isolate mSaiBol1 chromosome X, mSaiBol1.pri, whole genome shotgun sequence genome, one window contains:
- the LOC101044851 gene encoding olfactory receptor 13H1 — protein MAGNNVTAVFRFLLIGISNYPQWKGMVFTLVLIIYLSTLLGNGLMVFLIHFDPNLHTPMYFVLSNLSFLDLCYGTASMPQALVHCFSTHPYLSYPRCFAQMSVSLALATVECLLLAVMAYDRVVAISNPLHYSMLMNGPVCVCLAATSWGASLVLTAILILSLRLYFCGANVINHFVCEILSLIKLACSDTRLNELMILITGIFTLLLPFGFVLLSYIQIAMAVIKIRSAQGRLKAFTTCGSHLTVVTIFDGAAISMYMKPQSKSSPDQDKFISVFYGALTPMLNPLIYSLRNEDFKEAIRKVTLKRT, from the coding sequence ATGGCCGGGAACAATGTCACAGCAGTGTTTCGGTTTCTCCTTATTGGCATCTCTAACTATCCTCAATGGAAAGGCATGGTTTTCACATTGGTGCTGATAATTTACCTCAGCACATTGTTGGGGAATGGACTTATGGTCTTTCTTATTCACTTTGACCCCAACCTCCACACTCCAATGTACTTCGTCCTTAGTAACCTGTCTTTTTTAGACCTTTGCTATGGAACAGCTTCCATGCCCCAGGCTTTGGTGCATTGTTTCTCTACCCATCCCTACCTCTCTTATCCCAGATGTTTTGCTCAAATGAGTGTGTCCTTGGCCTTGGCCACAGTAGAGTGCCTCCTACTGGCTGTCATGGCCTATGACCGTGTGGTTGCTATCAGCAATCCCCTGCATTATTCAATGCTTATGAATGGCCCAGTGTGTGTCTGCTTGGCTGCTACCTCATGGGGGGCATCACTTGTGCTCACTGCCATACTCATCTTATCCCTGAGGCTTTACTTCTGTGGGGCTAATGTCATCAACCATTTTGTCTGTGAGATTCTCTCCCTCATTAAGCTGGCCTGTTCTGATACCCGCCTCAATGAACTTATGATCCTCATCACCGGTATCTTCACCCTGCTGCTGCCATTTGGGTTTGTTCTCCTCTCCTACATACAAATTGCTATGGCTGTCATAAAGATTCGCTCAGCCCAGGGCAGGCTCAAGGCCTTTACCACATGTGGCTCTCACTTGACTGTGGTGACAATCTTCGACGGGGCAGCCATCTCCATGTATATGAAACCTCAGTCCAAGTCCTCCCCTGACCAGGACAAGTTTATCTCAGTGTTTTATGGAGCTTTGACACCCATGCTGAACCCCCTGATATATAGTCTGAGAAACGAAGATTTTAAAGAGGCAATAAGGAAAGTTACGTTGAAAAGGACATGA